The Bos indicus isolate NIAB-ARS_2022 breed Sahiwal x Tharparkar chromosome X, NIAB-ARS_B.indTharparkar_mat_pri_1.0, whole genome shotgun sequence genome has a window encoding:
- the USP11 gene encoding ubiquitin carboxyl-terminal hydrolase 11 isoform X6, which yields MAVAPWLYGGLCFRFRDQNPEVAVEGPFLLPAAVTVRGGQMAMAAVAANPADTAATAVDHRKPQREKVPGLESQRRQIENGRRRPLRVGESWFLVGHHWYKQWEVYVRGGNQDSSTFPGCINNAELFEDQVNWRLKKGLVEGEDYVLLPAAAWHYLVNWYGLEHGQPPIERKVVELPSTHKVEVYSVELLLVRHSDMDTPHTAQFSQTDSVDLVLHTAREQFLVSPQEETRLWIKNAEGSFERLCNTRVTVLDAALKTGQVVVMETRNKDGTWPSAQPHDTRSTLEEEEDFQGQPGICGLTNLGNTCFMNSALQCLSNVPQLTEYFLKNRYLEELNFCNPLGMKGEIAQAYADLVKQAWSGHHRSIVPQVFKTKVGHFASQFLGYQQHDSQELLSFLLDGLHEDLNRIKKKEYVELCDAAGRPDQEVAQEAWQNHKRRNDSVIVDTFHGLFKSTLVCPDCGNVSVTFDPFCYLSVPLPVSHKRVMEVFFVSMDPRRKPEQHRLVVPKKGKISDLCVALAKHTGISPERMMVADVFSHRFYKIYQLEESLSSILDRDDIFIRYVTRPSSDDEDDGDEKDLEDKDRLPKPGRVTEGSSQDPGLEQAGPSSRVVSRSRAPVDNSPGPSHWPQRARRKHLFTLHTVNSNGTSDRSTFNEDTHGVSFSSQPYIAIDWEPEMKKRYYDEVEAEGYVKHDCVGYVLKKAPVQLQECIELFTTVETLEKENPWYCPTCKQHQLATKKLDLWMLPETLIIHLKRFSYTKFSREKLDTLVEFPIRDLDFSEFVIKPQNDSSRELYKYDLIAVSNHYGGLRDGHYTTFACNKDSGQWHYFDDSSVSPVTENQIESKAAYVLFYQRQDVARRLQTQASSSKPPASSACGAPPKSEFVDVN from the exons ATGGCAGTAGCCCCCTGGCTGTATGGGGGGCTCTGCTTCCGTTTCCGGGACCAAAATCCGGAAGTGGCCGTTGAGGGGCCCTTCCTACTCCCAGCTGCGGTGACCGTTAGAGGAGGGCAAATGGCTATGGCGGCGGTCGCAGCGAATCCCGCGGATACGGCTGCGACTGCGGTCGACCACCGAAAGCCACAGCGGGAAAAGGTGCCGGGCCTGGAGAGCCAACGGCGCCAGATCGAGAATGGGCGACGGCGTCCGCTGCGGGTCGGCGAAAGCTG GTTCCTCGTGGGGCATCACTGGTACAAGCAGTGGGAGGTGTACGTGCGGGGAGGAAATCAGGACTCCAGCACCTTCCCTGGCTGCATCAACAATGCTGAACTCTTTGAAG ACCAGGTAAACTGGCGCCTCAAGAAGGGATTGGTGGAAGGTGAGGACTATGTGCTGCTCCCAGCGGCTGCTTGGCATTACCTGGTCAACTGGTATGGTCTAGAGCATGGCCAGCCTCCCATTGAACGCAAG GTTGTGGAACTGCCCAGCACCCACAAGGTTGAAGTGTACTCAGTAGAACTGTTGCTTGTCCGGCACAGTGATATGGACACACCTCACACGGCTCAATTCAGCCAGACAGATTCTGTTG ACCTAGTTTTGCACACCGCTCGAGAGCAGTTTCTGGTGAGCCCCCAGGAAGAGACTCGGCTGTGGATCAAGAACGCGGAGGGCTCTTTTGAGAGGTTGTGCAACACCCGCGTCACAGTGCTTGACGCCGCTCTCAAGACTGggcag GTGGTTGTCATGGAGACCCGAAACAAGGATGGCACTTGGCCCAGTGCCCAGCCACATGACAC GCGCAGCacattggaggaggaagaggacttCCAGGGCCAGCCAGGCATCTGTGGTCTTACCAATCTGGGCAACACATGCTTCATGAACTCGGCCCTGCAG TGCCTCAGTAACGTGCCGCAGCTCACAGAGTACTTCCTTAAAAACCGATACCTGGAGGAGCTCAACTTCTGCAACCCACTGGGCATGAAGGGGGAGATCGCACAGGCCTATGCAGACCTGGTGAAACAGGCATGGTCTGGCCACCACCGCTCCATTGTGCCCCAGGTGTTCAAG ACCAAGGTCGGCCACTTTGCGTCCCAGTTTCTGGGCTACCAGCAGCATGACTCACAGGAGCTGCTGTCGTTCCTCCTGGATGGGCTACACGAGGACCTCAATCGCATCAAGAAGAAGGAATATGTGGAGCTATGTGATGCTGCTGGGAGGCCAGATCAG GAGGTTGCTCAGGAAGCCTGGCAAAACCACAAACGGCGGAATGATTCTGTGATCGTGGACACTTTCCATGGCCTCTTCAAATCCACACTGGTGTGCCCTGATTGTGGCAATGTGTCTGTGACCTTCGACCCCTTCTGCTACCTCAGTGTCCCACTGCCTGTGAGCCATAAGAGGGTCATGGAGGTCTTCTTTGTCTCCATGGACCCCCGCCGCAAGCCGGAGCAG CACCGGCTCGTGGTCCCCAAGAAAGGCAAGATCTCGGATCTGTGTGTGGCTCTGGCCAAACACACTGGCATCTCGCCAGAAAGG ATGATGGTGGCTGATGTCTTCAGTCACCGCTTCTACAAGATCTACCAGCTGGAGGAGTCCCTGAGCAGCATCTTGGACCGAGATGATATCTTCAT ACGCTACGTGACCAGACCCAGCTCGGATGATGAGGATGACGGGGATGAGAAAg ACCTGGAGGATAAGGATAGGCTCCCTAAGCCTGGACGTGTGACTGAGGGCAGCTCCCAAGACCCTGGGCTGGAGCAGGCTGGACCTAGCTCCAGAGTCGTGAGCAGAAGTCGGGCCCCTGTGGACAACTCTCCTGGGCCATCTCACTGGCCCCAGAGGGCACGGCGCAAGCACCTCTTCACCCTGCACACAGTGAATTCCAATGGGACCAGTGACCGCTCGACCTTCAACGAGGATACCCATGGTGTCTCCTTCAGCT CCCAGCCGTACATTGCCATCGACTGGGAACCAGAGATGAAGAAGCGTTACTATGACGAGGTGGAGGCTGAG GGCTACGTGAAGCATGACTGCGTTGGGTACGTGCTGAAGAAGGCACCAGTGCAGCTGCAGGAATGCATTGAGCTCTTCACCACCGTTGagaccctagagaaggaaaaccCCTG GTACTGCCCCACTTGCAAGCAGCACCAGCTGGCCACCAAGAAGCTGGACCTGTGGATGCTACCAGAGACACTCATCATCCACCTGAAGCGCTTTTCCTACACCAAGTTCTCCAGAGAAAAGCTGGACACCCTTGTGGAGTTTCCTATCCG GGACCTGGACTTCTCTGAGTTTGTCATCAAGCCACAGAACGACTCATCCCGGGAGCTGTACAAATACGATCTGATCGCAGTTTCCAACCATTATGGGGGCCTGCGGGATGGACACT ACACGACATTTGCCTGCAACAAGGACAGTGGTCAGTGGCACTACTTCGATGACAGCAGCGTCTCACCTGTGACAGAGAATCAGATTGAG tccaaggcaGCCTATGTCCTCTTCTACCAACGCCAGGACGTGGCACGCCGTCTGCAAACCCAGGCCAGCTCGTCAAAGCCCCCCGCATCGTCTGCCTGTGGTGCCCCACCCAAATCAGAGTTCGTGGATGTAAACTGA
- the USP11 gene encoding ubiquitin carboxyl-terminal hydrolase 11 isoform X1, translated as MAVAPWLYGGLCFRFRDQNPEVAVEGPFLLPAAVTVRGGQMAMAAVAANPADTAATAVDHRKPQREKVPGLESQRRQIENGRRRPLRVGESWFLVGHHWYKQWEVYVRGGNQDSSTFPGCINNAELFEDQVNWRLKKGLVEGEDYVLLPAAAWHYLVNWYGLEHGQPPIERKVVELPSTHKVEVYSVELLLVRHSDMDTPHTAQFSQTDSVDLVLHTAREQFLVSPQEETRLWIKNAEGSFERLCNTRVTVLDAALKTGQVVVMETRNKDGTWPSAQPHDTRSTLEEEEDFQGQPGICGLTNLGNTCFMNSALQCLSNVPQLTEYFLKNRYLEELNFCNPLGMKGEIAQAYADLVKQAWSGHHRSIVPQVFKTKVGHFASQFLGYQQHDSQELLSFLLDGLHEDLNRIKKKEYVELCDAAGRPDQEVAQEAWQNHKRRNDSVIVDTFHGLFKSTLVCPDCGNVSVTFDPFCYLSVPLPVSHKRVMEVFFVSMDPRRKPEQHRLVVPKKGKISDLCVALAKHTGISPERMMVADVFSHRFYKIYQLEESLSSILDRDDIFIYEVSGRAAIGENSREDVVLPIYLRERTPARDYNSSYYGLMLFGHPLLVSVPRDRLSWDALYHILLYRLSRYVTRPSSDDEDDGDEKADLEDKDRLPKPGRVTEGSSQDPGLEQAGPSSRVVSRSRAPVDNSPGPSHWPQRARRKHLFTLHTVNSNGTSDRSTFNEDTHGVSFSSQPYIAIDWEPEMKKRYYDEVEAEGYVKHDCVGYVLKKAPVQLQECIELFTTVETLEKENPWYCPTCKQHQLATKKLDLWMLPETLIIHLKRFSYTKFSREKLDTLVEFPIRDLDFSEFVIKPQNDSSRELYKYDLIAVSNHYGGLRDGHYTTFACNKDSGQWHYFDDSSVSPVTENQIESKAAYVLFYQRQDVARRLQTQASSSKPPASSACGAPPKSEFVDVN; from the exons ATGGCAGTAGCCCCCTGGCTGTATGGGGGGCTCTGCTTCCGTTTCCGGGACCAAAATCCGGAAGTGGCCGTTGAGGGGCCCTTCCTACTCCCAGCTGCGGTGACCGTTAGAGGAGGGCAAATGGCTATGGCGGCGGTCGCAGCGAATCCCGCGGATACGGCTGCGACTGCGGTCGACCACCGAAAGCCACAGCGGGAAAAGGTGCCGGGCCTGGAGAGCCAACGGCGCCAGATCGAGAATGGGCGACGGCGTCCGCTGCGGGTCGGCGAAAGCTG GTTCCTCGTGGGGCATCACTGGTACAAGCAGTGGGAGGTGTACGTGCGGGGAGGAAATCAGGACTCCAGCACCTTCCCTGGCTGCATCAACAATGCTGAACTCTTTGAAG ACCAGGTAAACTGGCGCCTCAAGAAGGGATTGGTGGAAGGTGAGGACTATGTGCTGCTCCCAGCGGCTGCTTGGCATTACCTGGTCAACTGGTATGGTCTAGAGCATGGCCAGCCTCCCATTGAACGCAAG GTTGTGGAACTGCCCAGCACCCACAAGGTTGAAGTGTACTCAGTAGAACTGTTGCTTGTCCGGCACAGTGATATGGACACACCTCACACGGCTCAATTCAGCCAGACAGATTCTGTTG ACCTAGTTTTGCACACCGCTCGAGAGCAGTTTCTGGTGAGCCCCCAGGAAGAGACTCGGCTGTGGATCAAGAACGCGGAGGGCTCTTTTGAGAGGTTGTGCAACACCCGCGTCACAGTGCTTGACGCCGCTCTCAAGACTGggcag GTGGTTGTCATGGAGACCCGAAACAAGGATGGCACTTGGCCCAGTGCCCAGCCACATGACAC GCGCAGCacattggaggaggaagaggacttCCAGGGCCAGCCAGGCATCTGTGGTCTTACCAATCTGGGCAACACATGCTTCATGAACTCGGCCCTGCAG TGCCTCAGTAACGTGCCGCAGCTCACAGAGTACTTCCTTAAAAACCGATACCTGGAGGAGCTCAACTTCTGCAACCCACTGGGCATGAAGGGGGAGATCGCACAGGCCTATGCAGACCTGGTGAAACAGGCATGGTCTGGCCACCACCGCTCCATTGTGCCCCAGGTGTTCAAG ACCAAGGTCGGCCACTTTGCGTCCCAGTTTCTGGGCTACCAGCAGCATGACTCACAGGAGCTGCTGTCGTTCCTCCTGGATGGGCTACACGAGGACCTCAATCGCATCAAGAAGAAGGAATATGTGGAGCTATGTGATGCTGCTGGGAGGCCAGATCAG GAGGTTGCTCAGGAAGCCTGGCAAAACCACAAACGGCGGAATGATTCTGTGATCGTGGACACTTTCCATGGCCTCTTCAAATCCACACTGGTGTGCCCTGATTGTGGCAATGTGTCTGTGACCTTCGACCCCTTCTGCTACCTCAGTGTCCCACTGCCTGTGAGCCATAAGAGGGTCATGGAGGTCTTCTTTGTCTCCATGGACCCCCGCCGCAAGCCGGAGCAG CACCGGCTCGTGGTCCCCAAGAAAGGCAAGATCTCGGATCTGTGTGTGGCTCTGGCCAAACACACTGGCATCTCGCCAGAAAGG ATGATGGTGGCTGATGTCTTCAGTCACCGCTTCTACAAGATCTACCAGCTGGAGGAGTCCCTGAGCAGCATCTTGGACCGAGATGATATCTTCAT ATATGAGGTGTCGGGCAGGGCTGCTATTGGTGAGAACTCCAGAGAGGATGTTGTGCTTCCTATCTACCTGCGGGAGCGCACCCCAGCCCGGGACTATAACAGTTCCTATTATGGCTTGATGCTCTTTGGGCACCCGCTCCTGGTGTCAGTGCCCCGGGACCGGCTCTCGTGGGACGCCCTGTATCACATCCTGCTGTACCGCCTCTC ACGCTACGTGACCAGACCCAGCTCGGATGATGAGGATGACGGGGATGAGAAAg CAGACCTGGAGGATAAGGATAGGCTCCCTAAGCCTGGACGTGTGACTGAGGGCAGCTCCCAAGACCCTGGGCTGGAGCAGGCTGGACCTAGCTCCAGAGTCGTGAGCAGAAGTCGGGCCCCTGTGGACAACTCTCCTGGGCCATCTCACTGGCCCCAGAGGGCACGGCGCAAGCACCTCTTCACCCTGCACACAGTGAATTCCAATGGGACCAGTGACCGCTCGACCTTCAACGAGGATACCCATGGTGTCTCCTTCAGCT CCCAGCCGTACATTGCCATCGACTGGGAACCAGAGATGAAGAAGCGTTACTATGACGAGGTGGAGGCTGAG GGCTACGTGAAGCATGACTGCGTTGGGTACGTGCTGAAGAAGGCACCAGTGCAGCTGCAGGAATGCATTGAGCTCTTCACCACCGTTGagaccctagagaaggaaaaccCCTG GTACTGCCCCACTTGCAAGCAGCACCAGCTGGCCACCAAGAAGCTGGACCTGTGGATGCTACCAGAGACACTCATCATCCACCTGAAGCGCTTTTCCTACACCAAGTTCTCCAGAGAAAAGCTGGACACCCTTGTGGAGTTTCCTATCCG GGACCTGGACTTCTCTGAGTTTGTCATCAAGCCACAGAACGACTCATCCCGGGAGCTGTACAAATACGATCTGATCGCAGTTTCCAACCATTATGGGGGCCTGCGGGATGGACACT ACACGACATTTGCCTGCAACAAGGACAGTGGTCAGTGGCACTACTTCGATGACAGCAGCGTCTCACCTGTGACAGAGAATCAGATTGAG tccaaggcaGCCTATGTCCTCTTCTACCAACGCCAGGACGTGGCACGCCGTCTGCAAACCCAGGCCAGCTCGTCAAAGCCCCCCGCATCGTCTGCCTGTGGTGCCCCACCCAAATCAGAGTTCGTGGATGTAAACTGA
- the USP11 gene encoding ubiquitin carboxyl-terminal hydrolase 11 isoform X3, translating into MAVAPWLYGGLCFRFRDQNPEVAVEGPFLLPAAVTVRGGQMAMAAVAANPADTAATAVDHRKPQREKVPGLESQRRQIENGRRRPLRVGESWFLVGHHWYKQWEVYVRGGNQDSSTFPGCINNAELFEDQVNWRLKKGLVEGEDYVLLPAAAWHYLVNWYGLEHGQPPIERKVVELPSTHKVEVYSVELLLVRHSDMDTPHTAQFSQTDSVDLVLHTAREQFLVSPQEETRLWIKNAEGSFERLCNTRVTVLDAALKTGQVVVMETRNKDGTWPSAQPHDTRSTLEEEEDFQGQPGICGLTNLGNTCFMNSALQCLSNVPQLTEYFLKNRYLEELNFCNPLGMKGEIAQAYADLVKQAWSGHHRSIVPQVFKTKVGHFASQFLGYQQHDSQELLSFLLDGLHEDLNRIKKKEYVELCDAAGRPDQEVAQEAWQNHKRRNDSVIVDTFHGLFKSTLVCPDCGNVSVTFDPFCYLSVPLPVSHKRVMEVFFVSMDPRRKPEQHRLVVPKKGKISDLCVALAKHTGISPERMMVADVFSHRFYKIYQLEESLSSILDRDDIFIYEVSGRAAIGENSREDVVLPIYLRERTPARDYNSSYYGLMLFGHPLLVSVPRDRLSWDALYHILLYRLSRYVTRPSSDDEDDGDEKADLEDKDRLPKPGRVTEGSSQDPGLEQAGPSSRVVSRSRAPVDNSPGPSHWPQRARRKHLFTLHTVNSNGTSDRSTFNEDTHAQPYIAIDWEPEMKKRYYDEVEAEGYVKHDCVGYVLKKAPVQLQECIELFTTVETLEKENPWYCPTCKQHQLATKKLDLWMLPETLIIHLKRFSYTKFSREKLDTLVEFPIRDLDFSEFVIKPQNDSSRELYKYDLIAVSNHYGGLRDGHYTTFACNKDSGQWHYFDDSSVSPVTENQIESKAAYVLFYQRQDVARRLQTQASSSKPPASSACGAPPKSEFVDVN; encoded by the exons ATGGCAGTAGCCCCCTGGCTGTATGGGGGGCTCTGCTTCCGTTTCCGGGACCAAAATCCGGAAGTGGCCGTTGAGGGGCCCTTCCTACTCCCAGCTGCGGTGACCGTTAGAGGAGGGCAAATGGCTATGGCGGCGGTCGCAGCGAATCCCGCGGATACGGCTGCGACTGCGGTCGACCACCGAAAGCCACAGCGGGAAAAGGTGCCGGGCCTGGAGAGCCAACGGCGCCAGATCGAGAATGGGCGACGGCGTCCGCTGCGGGTCGGCGAAAGCTG GTTCCTCGTGGGGCATCACTGGTACAAGCAGTGGGAGGTGTACGTGCGGGGAGGAAATCAGGACTCCAGCACCTTCCCTGGCTGCATCAACAATGCTGAACTCTTTGAAG ACCAGGTAAACTGGCGCCTCAAGAAGGGATTGGTGGAAGGTGAGGACTATGTGCTGCTCCCAGCGGCTGCTTGGCATTACCTGGTCAACTGGTATGGTCTAGAGCATGGCCAGCCTCCCATTGAACGCAAG GTTGTGGAACTGCCCAGCACCCACAAGGTTGAAGTGTACTCAGTAGAACTGTTGCTTGTCCGGCACAGTGATATGGACACACCTCACACGGCTCAATTCAGCCAGACAGATTCTGTTG ACCTAGTTTTGCACACCGCTCGAGAGCAGTTTCTGGTGAGCCCCCAGGAAGAGACTCGGCTGTGGATCAAGAACGCGGAGGGCTCTTTTGAGAGGTTGTGCAACACCCGCGTCACAGTGCTTGACGCCGCTCTCAAGACTGggcag GTGGTTGTCATGGAGACCCGAAACAAGGATGGCACTTGGCCCAGTGCCCAGCCACATGACAC GCGCAGCacattggaggaggaagaggacttCCAGGGCCAGCCAGGCATCTGTGGTCTTACCAATCTGGGCAACACATGCTTCATGAACTCGGCCCTGCAG TGCCTCAGTAACGTGCCGCAGCTCACAGAGTACTTCCTTAAAAACCGATACCTGGAGGAGCTCAACTTCTGCAACCCACTGGGCATGAAGGGGGAGATCGCACAGGCCTATGCAGACCTGGTGAAACAGGCATGGTCTGGCCACCACCGCTCCATTGTGCCCCAGGTGTTCAAG ACCAAGGTCGGCCACTTTGCGTCCCAGTTTCTGGGCTACCAGCAGCATGACTCACAGGAGCTGCTGTCGTTCCTCCTGGATGGGCTACACGAGGACCTCAATCGCATCAAGAAGAAGGAATATGTGGAGCTATGTGATGCTGCTGGGAGGCCAGATCAG GAGGTTGCTCAGGAAGCCTGGCAAAACCACAAACGGCGGAATGATTCTGTGATCGTGGACACTTTCCATGGCCTCTTCAAATCCACACTGGTGTGCCCTGATTGTGGCAATGTGTCTGTGACCTTCGACCCCTTCTGCTACCTCAGTGTCCCACTGCCTGTGAGCCATAAGAGGGTCATGGAGGTCTTCTTTGTCTCCATGGACCCCCGCCGCAAGCCGGAGCAG CACCGGCTCGTGGTCCCCAAGAAAGGCAAGATCTCGGATCTGTGTGTGGCTCTGGCCAAACACACTGGCATCTCGCCAGAAAGG ATGATGGTGGCTGATGTCTTCAGTCACCGCTTCTACAAGATCTACCAGCTGGAGGAGTCCCTGAGCAGCATCTTGGACCGAGATGATATCTTCAT ATATGAGGTGTCGGGCAGGGCTGCTATTGGTGAGAACTCCAGAGAGGATGTTGTGCTTCCTATCTACCTGCGGGAGCGCACCCCAGCCCGGGACTATAACAGTTCCTATTATGGCTTGATGCTCTTTGGGCACCCGCTCCTGGTGTCAGTGCCCCGGGACCGGCTCTCGTGGGACGCCCTGTATCACATCCTGCTGTACCGCCTCTC ACGCTACGTGACCAGACCCAGCTCGGATGATGAGGATGACGGGGATGAGAAAg CAGACCTGGAGGATAAGGATAGGCTCCCTAAGCCTGGACGTGTGACTGAGGGCAGCTCCCAAGACCCTGGGCTGGAGCAGGCTGGACCTAGCTCCAGAGTCGTGAGCAGAAGTCGGGCCCCTGTGGACAACTCTCCTGGGCCATCTCACTGGCCCCAGAGGGCACGGCGCAAGCACCTCTTCACCCTGCACACAGTGAATTCCAATGGGACCAGTGACCGCTCGACCTTCAACGAGGATACCCATG CCCAGCCGTACATTGCCATCGACTGGGAACCAGAGATGAAGAAGCGTTACTATGACGAGGTGGAGGCTGAG GGCTACGTGAAGCATGACTGCGTTGGGTACGTGCTGAAGAAGGCACCAGTGCAGCTGCAGGAATGCATTGAGCTCTTCACCACCGTTGagaccctagagaaggaaaaccCCTG GTACTGCCCCACTTGCAAGCAGCACCAGCTGGCCACCAAGAAGCTGGACCTGTGGATGCTACCAGAGACACTCATCATCCACCTGAAGCGCTTTTCCTACACCAAGTTCTCCAGAGAAAAGCTGGACACCCTTGTGGAGTTTCCTATCCG GGACCTGGACTTCTCTGAGTTTGTCATCAAGCCACAGAACGACTCATCCCGGGAGCTGTACAAATACGATCTGATCGCAGTTTCCAACCATTATGGGGGCCTGCGGGATGGACACT ACACGACATTTGCCTGCAACAAGGACAGTGGTCAGTGGCACTACTTCGATGACAGCAGCGTCTCACCTGTGACAGAGAATCAGATTGAG tccaaggcaGCCTATGTCCTCTTCTACCAACGCCAGGACGTGGCACGCCGTCTGCAAACCCAGGCCAGCTCGTCAAAGCCCCCCGCATCGTCTGCCTGTGGTGCCCCACCCAAATCAGAGTTCGTGGATGTAAACTGA
- the USP11 gene encoding ubiquitin carboxyl-terminal hydrolase 11 isoform X7 translates to MDTPHTAQFSQTDSVDLVLHTAREQFLVSPQEETRLWIKNAEGSFERLCNTRVTVLDAALKTGQVVVMETRNKDGTWPSAQPHDTRSTLEEEEDFQGQPGICGLTNLGNTCFMNSALQCLSNVPQLTEYFLKNRYLEELNFCNPLGMKGEIAQAYADLVKQAWSGHHRSIVPQVFKTKVGHFASQFLGYQQHDSQELLSFLLDGLHEDLNRIKKKEYVELCDAAGRPDQEVAQEAWQNHKRRNDSVIVDTFHGLFKSTLVCPDCGNVSVTFDPFCYLSVPLPVSHKRVMEVFFVSMDPRRKPEQHRLVVPKKGKISDLCVALAKHTGISPERMMVADVFSHRFYKIYQLEESLSSILDRDDIFIYEVSGRAAIGENSREDVVLPIYLRERTPARDYNSSYYGLMLFGHPLLVSVPRDRLSWDALYHILLYRLSRYVTRPSSDDEDDGDEKADLEDKDRLPKPGRVTEGSSQDPGLEQAGPSSRVVSRSRAPVDNSPGPSHWPQRARRKHLFTLHTVNSNGTSDRSTFNEDTHGVSFSSQPYIAIDWEPEMKKRYYDEVEAEGYVKHDCVGYVLKKAPVQLQECIELFTTVETLEKENPWYCPTCKQHQLATKKLDLWMLPETLIIHLKRFSYTKFSREKLDTLVEFPIRDLDFSEFVIKPQNDSSRELYKYDLIAVSNHYGGLRDGHYTTFACNKDSGQWHYFDDSSVSPVTENQIESKAAYVLFYQRQDVARRLQTQASSSKPPASSACGAPPKSEFVDVN, encoded by the exons ATGGACACACCTCACACGGCTCAATTCAGCCAGACAGATTCTGTTG ACCTAGTTTTGCACACCGCTCGAGAGCAGTTTCTGGTGAGCCCCCAGGAAGAGACTCGGCTGTGGATCAAGAACGCGGAGGGCTCTTTTGAGAGGTTGTGCAACACCCGCGTCACAGTGCTTGACGCCGCTCTCAAGACTGggcag GTGGTTGTCATGGAGACCCGAAACAAGGATGGCACTTGGCCCAGTGCCCAGCCACATGACAC GCGCAGCacattggaggaggaagaggacttCCAGGGCCAGCCAGGCATCTGTGGTCTTACCAATCTGGGCAACACATGCTTCATGAACTCGGCCCTGCAG TGCCTCAGTAACGTGCCGCAGCTCACAGAGTACTTCCTTAAAAACCGATACCTGGAGGAGCTCAACTTCTGCAACCCACTGGGCATGAAGGGGGAGATCGCACAGGCCTATGCAGACCTGGTGAAACAGGCATGGTCTGGCCACCACCGCTCCATTGTGCCCCAGGTGTTCAAG ACCAAGGTCGGCCACTTTGCGTCCCAGTTTCTGGGCTACCAGCAGCATGACTCACAGGAGCTGCTGTCGTTCCTCCTGGATGGGCTACACGAGGACCTCAATCGCATCAAGAAGAAGGAATATGTGGAGCTATGTGATGCTGCTGGGAGGCCAGATCAG GAGGTTGCTCAGGAAGCCTGGCAAAACCACAAACGGCGGAATGATTCTGTGATCGTGGACACTTTCCATGGCCTCTTCAAATCCACACTGGTGTGCCCTGATTGTGGCAATGTGTCTGTGACCTTCGACCCCTTCTGCTACCTCAGTGTCCCACTGCCTGTGAGCCATAAGAGGGTCATGGAGGTCTTCTTTGTCTCCATGGACCCCCGCCGCAAGCCGGAGCAG CACCGGCTCGTGGTCCCCAAGAAAGGCAAGATCTCGGATCTGTGTGTGGCTCTGGCCAAACACACTGGCATCTCGCCAGAAAGG ATGATGGTGGCTGATGTCTTCAGTCACCGCTTCTACAAGATCTACCAGCTGGAGGAGTCCCTGAGCAGCATCTTGGACCGAGATGATATCTTCAT ATATGAGGTGTCGGGCAGGGCTGCTATTGGTGAGAACTCCAGAGAGGATGTTGTGCTTCCTATCTACCTGCGGGAGCGCACCCCAGCCCGGGACTATAACAGTTCCTATTATGGCTTGATGCTCTTTGGGCACCCGCTCCTGGTGTCAGTGCCCCGGGACCGGCTCTCGTGGGACGCCCTGTATCACATCCTGCTGTACCGCCTCTC ACGCTACGTGACCAGACCCAGCTCGGATGATGAGGATGACGGGGATGAGAAAg CAGACCTGGAGGATAAGGATAGGCTCCCTAAGCCTGGACGTGTGACTGAGGGCAGCTCCCAAGACCCTGGGCTGGAGCAGGCTGGACCTAGCTCCAGAGTCGTGAGCAGAAGTCGGGCCCCTGTGGACAACTCTCCTGGGCCATCTCACTGGCCCCAGAGGGCACGGCGCAAGCACCTCTTCACCCTGCACACAGTGAATTCCAATGGGACCAGTGACCGCTCGACCTTCAACGAGGATACCCATGGTGTCTCCTTCAGCT CCCAGCCGTACATTGCCATCGACTGGGAACCAGAGATGAAGAAGCGTTACTATGACGAGGTGGAGGCTGAG GGCTACGTGAAGCATGACTGCGTTGGGTACGTGCTGAAGAAGGCACCAGTGCAGCTGCAGGAATGCATTGAGCTCTTCACCACCGTTGagaccctagagaaggaaaaccCCTG GTACTGCCCCACTTGCAAGCAGCACCAGCTGGCCACCAAGAAGCTGGACCTGTGGATGCTACCAGAGACACTCATCATCCACCTGAAGCGCTTTTCCTACACCAAGTTCTCCAGAGAAAAGCTGGACACCCTTGTGGAGTTTCCTATCCG GGACCTGGACTTCTCTGAGTTTGTCATCAAGCCACAGAACGACTCATCCCGGGAGCTGTACAAATACGATCTGATCGCAGTTTCCAACCATTATGGGGGCCTGCGGGATGGACACT ACACGACATTTGCCTGCAACAAGGACAGTGGTCAGTGGCACTACTTCGATGACAGCAGCGTCTCACCTGTGACAGAGAATCAGATTGAG tccaaggcaGCCTATGTCCTCTTCTACCAACGCCAGGACGTGGCACGCCGTCTGCAAACCCAGGCCAGCTCGTCAAAGCCCCCCGCATCGTCTGCCTGTGGTGCCCCACCCAAATCAGAGTTCGTGGATGTAAACTGA